TGGAGGCTGGAGGCTGGAGGCTGGAGGCTGGAGGCTGGAGGCTGGACAGTGTGGTTTGGTGGGGTGTGGTTGCAAGCGATGTCAGCAAACTTCAAGCTTGTAGCTTCAAGCGTTAAGCGTTAAGCGTTAAGCGTTAAGCGTTAAGCATCGACACGCGAATGGTGCTTGCGCGGGGGGGCGTAACCAAAGAAAAAGGCAGCCTAGGCTGCCTTTCTGCGACTTACCGGTTGTTGAGCGCCGGTCCGCCGTACTTCTTCCGCAATTCCTGCACGGTACGCAGCTGAGCCGCGGCTTCGGCAAGGCGGGCGGATGCGGAGCCGTAATCGAACTCTGCGCCCTTCTCGCTGAGCGCACGCTCGGCGGCCTGCTTGGCTTCGGCAGCTGCGGCTTCGTCGATGTCGCCGGCACGGATCGCCGTGTCGGCAAGCACCTTGACCATGCCCGGCTGAATCTCGAGGAAGCCGCCAGAGATATAAAACACCTCTTCGCCGCCCTCCTGCTTGATCACCCGTACCGGACCCGGCTTCAGATCGGTGAGCAGCGGCGTGTGGCCCGGGAGGATACCCAGATCACCCATGTTGCCGTGCGCCACGACCATCTCTACCAGGCCGGAGAACAGCTCTTCTTCTGCGCTTACGATATCGCAGTGCACTGTCATAGCCATATCATTGCCTCGGTTCAGCGCCCGTTTGACCGGGCGCGCCCATTACATTTTCTTCGCTTTCTCGATGGCTTCGTCAATGGTGCCGACCATGTAGAACGCCTGCTCGGGCAGGTGGTCATAGTCACCCTTGAGAATGCCGCTGAATGCGCGAATGGTGTCCTTGAGCGATACGTACTTGCCCGGTGCACCGGTGAACACTTCAGCAACGAAGAACGGCTGCGACAGATAACGCTGGATCTTACGAGCGCGCGCTACCAGCTGCTTGTCTTCCTCAGACAGTTCGTCCATACCGAGGATGGCGATGATGTCCTTCAGCTCCTTGTAGCGCTGCAGAACATACTGAACGCCACGAGCGGTGTCGTAGTGCTCCTGGCCGATGACCAGCGGATCCAGCTGACGGGAGGTGGAGTCCAGCGGATCGACGGCAGGGTAGATACCCAGCGAAGCGATGTCACGGGACAGTACCACGGTGGCGTCAAGGTGGGCGAAGGTGGTCGCCGGAGACGGGTCGGTCAAGTCATCCGCCGGTACGTATACCGCCTGGATGGAAGTGATCGAACCAGTCTTGGTGGAGGTGATACGCTCCTGCAGAACGCCCATCTCCTCGGCCAGGGTCGGCTGGTAACCTACCGCGGACGGCATACGGCCGAGCAGCGCGGATACTTCGGTACCAGCCAGCGTGTAACGGTAGATGTTGTCGATGAACAACAGTACGTCACGGCCTTCCTCACGGAATTTCTCGGCCATCGTCAGACCGGTCAGTGCTACGCGCAGACGGTTGCCCGGCGGCTCGTTCATCTGACCGTAAACCAGGGCTACCTTGTCGAGAACGTTGGAGTCCTTCATCTCGTGGTAGAAGTCGTTACCCTCACGAGTACGCTCGCCCACGCCTGCGAATACCGAGTAACCGCTGTGCTCGATCGCGATGTTACGGATCAGCTCCATCATGTTCACGGTCTTGCCGACACCGGCGCCGCCGAACAGACCGACCTTACCGCCCTTGGCGAACGGGCAGATCAGGTCGATGACCTTGATGCCTGTTTCCAGCAGCTCGTTGGAGCCAGCCTGTTCAGCGTAGGAAGGTGCTTCGCGGTGGATACCCCAACGCTCTTCTTCGCCGATCGGGCCCGCTTCGTCAATCGGATTGCCCAGCACGTCCATGATGCGACCGAGCGTCTTGATGCCGACCGGTACGGAGATGGCTGCGCCAGTGTTGCTGACATCCAGGCCACGCTTGACGCCCTCGGTAGTACCCATGGCGATGGTACGCACGATGCCGTCACCAAGCTGCTGCTGAACTTCCAGGGTCAGGCCCTT
Above is a window of Halopseudomonas nanhaiensis DNA encoding:
- a CDS encoding F0F1 ATP synthase subunit epsilon, which encodes MAMTVHCDIVSAEEELFSGLVEMVVAHGNMGDLGILPGHTPLLTDLKPGPVRVIKQEGGEEVFYISGGFLEIQPGMVKVLADTAIRAGDIDEAAAAEAKQAAERALSEKGAEFDYGSASARLAEAAAQLRTVQELRKKYGGPALNNR
- the atpD gene encoding F0F1 ATP synthase subunit beta codes for the protein MSSGRIVQIIGAVVDVEFPRENVPNVYDALLVDEKGLTLEVQQQLGDGIVRTIAMGTTEGVKRGLDVSNTGAAISVPVGIKTLGRIMDVLGNPIDEAGPIGEEERWGIHREAPSYAEQAGSNELLETGIKVIDLICPFAKGGKVGLFGGAGVGKTVNMMELIRNIAIEHSGYSVFAGVGERTREGNDFYHEMKDSNVLDKVALVYGQMNEPPGNRLRVALTGLTMAEKFREEGRDVLLFIDNIYRYTLAGTEVSALLGRMPSAVGYQPTLAEEMGVLQERITSTKTGSITSIQAVYVPADDLTDPSPATTFAHLDATVVLSRDIASLGIYPAVDPLDSTSRQLDPLVIGQEHYDTARGVQYVLQRYKELKDIIAILGMDELSEEDKQLVARARKIQRYLSQPFFVAEVFTGAPGKYVSLKDTIRAFSGILKGDYDHLPEQAFYMVGTIDEAIEKAKKM